GCGCCAACACGATGATCGTCGAGATGACCGGCTCGCCCGCCAAGGTGGAGAACTTCATCGAGGTGGTGCGGCCTTACGGGATCCGCGAACTGATGCGCACCGGGCGCATCGCCATGGTACGTGGCGCGCGCGGGCAGGTTGCCGCCGAATATGTCGAACACGGCAATGGGGTGCCGGTACCGGCGGTCAAATGATGGCAGCGTTGCGCGGGCGGGCCTGAGCGTCCGCCCTCTCATTACTCTGGACGGGCAGGCCAGGGGCCTGGCCCTCGCCGCGGGTGTTCGTATCCCGCTCATGCGAAGGAGCAGAACGGCGTATGGCAGAGTTGTTCTACGATAAGCAGGCCGACCTTGAGCGTCTGAAGGGCAGGCCGATCGCGATTATCGGCTTTGGCAGCCAGGGGCATGCCCACGCCCGTAACCTGGCCGACAGCGGTCTCGATGTGCGGGTAGGCCTCTACCCTGGCTCGAAGAGCTGGGCCAGGGTGGAGGAGGCCGGTCTGCGGGCGATGAGCGTGGCCGACGCGGCCCGTGAGGCCCAGATCGTGATGCTGCTTACCCCTGACATCGGCCAGGCCGACATCTATCGCGATCATATCGCGCCCGCCATGGAACCGGGCAAGACCTTGATGTTCGCTCACGGCTTCAACATCCGCTTCGGGCAGATTGTGCCCCCAGCGGAGATTGATGTGAGCATGGTCGCTCCCAAGGCGCCCGGCCATCGCGTGCGCGAGGTCTTCACGCAGGGCGGCGGCGTGCCTGCGCTGGTCGCCGTCCAGCAGGACGCGAGCGGGGGGGCCTTCGAGGACGCGCTGGCCTACGCCAAGGCCCTGGGCTGCACCCGCGCCGGGGTGCTCAAAACCACCTTCGCCGAGGAGACCGAGACCGACCTGTTCGGCGAGCAGGTGGTGCTCTGCGGCGGCGTCTCGGCGCTGGTGAAGGCCGCCTTCGAGACGCTGGTGGAGGCCGGCTACCAGCCCGAGGTGGCCTATTTCGAGTGCATGCACGAACTCAAGCTGATCGTGGACCTGTTCTACCAGGGCGGCCTGAACTACATGCGCTACTCGGTGAGTGACACTGCTGAGTGGGGGGATTACACCGCCGGGCCGAAGATCATCACCGCCGAGACCCGCGCGACGATGAAGCGCATCCTGGCCGATATTCAGTCCGGGGCCTTCGCTGAGGACTGGATCGAGGAGAACCACAACGGGCGCCCGCGGTTCAACGCCTATCGCAAGGCCGATATCGAGCACCCGATCGAGAAGATCGGTCTGGAGTTGCGCCGGATGATGCCGTTTGTCAACCCGCGTGAGGTAATCCCCGGCAGCGGGGGGGCCTGAGCGACCATCGCGGCGGGCGGCGACCGGGCGGAGGCTGC
The sequence above is drawn from the Chloroflexaceae bacterium genome and encodes:
- the ilvC gene encoding ketol-acid reductoisomerase, producing MAELFYDKQADLERLKGRPIAIIGFGSQGHAHARNLADSGLDVRVGLYPGSKSWARVEEAGLRAMSVADAAREAQIVMLLTPDIGQADIYRDHIAPAMEPGKTLMFAHGFNIRFGQIVPPAEIDVSMVAPKAPGHRVREVFTQGGGVPALVAVQQDASGGAFEDALAYAKALGCTRAGVLKTTFAEETETDLFGEQVVLCGGVSALVKAAFETLVEAGYQPEVAYFECMHELKLIVDLFYQGGLNYMRYSVSDTAEWGDYTAGPKIITAETRATMKRILADIQSGAFAEDWIEENHNGRPRFNAYRKADIEHPIEKIGLELRRMMPFVNPREVIPGSGGA